A window of Nocardia arthritidis genomic DNA:
CGGCGTCCGGCTGCACAGCTGGGAGCCGAGGGATGTCGGCGGCGTCGCGCAGTTCCAGCTGAGCGACGAGCCGGGCCCGCGGTCGCTGCGGCTGTCGGTGCCCGGCAGGCATATGGCGCTGAACGCGCTCGCCGCGCTGCTCGCGGCCCGTGCGTCGGGCGCGGATGTCGACGAGATCGTGCAGGGGCTGGAGGGTTTCGGCGGTGTGCACCGGCGCTTCCAGTTCACCGGGCGGGAGAACGGCGTGCGCGTCTTCGACGATTACGCCCACCACCCCACCGAGGTGCGCGCGGTGCTCAGCGCCGCGGCGGAGCTGGTCCAGCAGGAGGCGCGCGACGGCGCACGGTCCAGGCAGGGCCGGGTCATCGTCGTCTTCCAGCCGCACCTCTACAGCCGCACCGCCACCTTCGCCGCGGACTTCGGCGCGGCGCTGAGCCTGGCCGACGAGGTGGTCGTGCTCGACGTCTACGGCGCGCGGGAGGAGCCGCTGCCAGGAGTGAACGGCGCGCTGGTGGCCCAGGCCGTCACCAAACCCGTTCACTACCAACCGGATATGTCGCGGGTGGGCCGTCAGGTCGCCGCGCTCGCGCTGCCCGGCGATGTGGTGATCACCATGGGCGCCGGCGATGTGACCATGCTCGGCAGCCAGATCCTCGACGGGCTCAGGGCGCGTCCGCGCGGCGCGAATTCCGGGCCCGGAGGAGGTGGCGGAGCGTGAGCGCCGCCGATTCAGCACCGCGGCGCGAGCGTCAGGACCGGAGGCGGCAGCGGAGCGTGACCACGCAGGGACAAGCGAGTGCCGCCGATTCAGCACTGCGGCGCGAGCGTCAGGACCGGAGGCGGCAGCGGAGCGTGACCACGCAGGGACAAGCGAGCGCCGCCGATTCGACACAGTACGGGCGGTGAGCACGCGATGGCGCCCGCGTTCACCCGCCGCATCCGCCCGCCCGGCGGGTTGAGCCCGAGGGCGGTGCGGCGCGTCCGGCTGTGGGGTGCGATCGCGGTGGTCGTGTTGATCGCGCTCGCGGCGATCGCCTGGTTCACCCCGGTGCTGTCGGTGCGCACGGTCGAGATCGACGGCGCGGTAGCGGTTTCCGAGGATCAGGTGCGCGAGCTGCTCGAAATTCCCGAGGGCCGTTCGATGTTGCGGATCGATACCGAGGCGATGGCCCGGCGGGTCGCCGCGCTGCCCAAGGTGCGGTCGGTGCGGGTGCGGCGGGAGTTCCCGTCGACGGTGAAGGTGACGGTGGTCGAACGCGTTCCGGTGCTGTACTTCGACAGCCCGCAGGGCGCCCACCTGGTGGACGCGCAGAGCGTGGAGTACTCGATCGAGGCGCCGCCGATCGGCGTGCCCAAGCTGATCACCCCCCATCCCGGCGCGAGCGATCCGGTGACCGATGCGGCGGTCGCGGTGCTCGCGATACTGCCGCCCTCGCTCGGCATCCAGGTGAGCGAGGTTGTGGCACGGTCGATTTCGGATATCTCGCTGAACCTGAAGGACGGTCGCACGGTGGTGTGGGGCGGTGCGAACGACGGACAGCGCAAGGCGGCGGTGGTGGTTCCCCTGTTGACGCGCGAAGGAACCGTATTCGACGTTTCGAGTCCGAATCTGGTCACGGTAAAGTGATCGATACTCATTGTGCCCAGGGAATTTTCGGCGGATCGCCGCCGCGGAAACGCCGGGCCAGGGGGGCAACCGTCCTACGATACGGTGTGTTGCGCGGCGAGACGAGAGGGATCACACAAGATTCTGTCACTCGTTTCGGCGCGCCTGCACGCGGATCGCGGCGGCTGCGAATAGCGTTCCGCACCAGTCGGATACTTGACATAACACTAACCCTATGGTTGAGGTTTAGGGTTTGCCCGGGAGGCGGATCGCTGCGATGAAGCCGTCCCGAGCAGACGATGTCTCGAATCCGCAAACGACAGGCTTTAGATCGAAGGAAGGCGAGAGCCCATGACGCCCCCGCACAACTACCTTGCAGTGATCAAGGTCGTCGGTATCGGCGGCGGCGGCGTGAACGCCGTCAACCGGATGATCGAACAGGGACTCAAGGGAGTCGAGTTCATCGCCGTCAACACCGACGCGCAGGCGCTGCTGATGAGCGATGCCGACGTCAAACTCGACGTCGGCCGTGAGCTCACCCGCGGTCTCGGCGCCGGTGCCGATCCCGAGGTCGGCCGCAAGGCCGCCGAAGACCACAAGGACGAGATCGAGGAGGTGCTCAAGGGCGCCGACATGGTCTTCGTCACCGCCGGTGAGGGCGGCGGTACCGGCACCGGCGGCGCGCCGGTGGTGGCCAGCATCGCCCGCAAGCTCGGCGCGCTCACCATCGGCGTTGTCACCCGGCCGTTCTCGTTCGAGGGCAAGCGCAGAGGCAACCAGGCCGAGGTTGGGATAAACCTGCTGCGCGAATCCTGCGACACCCTCATCGTCATCCCGAACGACCGGCTGCTGCAGCTCGGCGACGCCGCGGTGAGCCTGATGGACGCGTTCCGCTCCGCGGACGAGGTGCTGCTCAACGGTGTCCAGGGCATCACCGACCTGATCACCACCCCCGGCCTGATCAACGTCGACTTCGCCGACGTCAAGAGCGTGATGTCCGGTGCGGGCAGCGCGCTGATGGGCATCGGCTCGGCGCGCGGTGAGGGCCGCTCGGTGAAAGCGGCGGAGGCGGCGATCAATTCGCCGCTGCTCGAGGCGTCGATGGATGGCGCGCACGGCGTGCTGCTCTCGATCGCGGGCGGTTCGGATCTCGGCCTGTTCGAGATCAACGAGGCCGCCTCGCTGGTGCAGGAGGCCGCGCATATCGAGGCCAACATCATCTTCGGCACCGTGATCGACGATTCGCTCGGCGACGAGGTGCGGGTCACCGTCATCGCCGCGGGTTTCGACGGCGGCGGCCCGGCCCGGCGCACCTTCGACACCACCACCCGCAGCCACATCGGCTCCGGCCGGGCGGGCGAGATCTCCGCGGGCCGGTCCAGCGAGGTAGCCGCGCGCACCGAAACCGGTACGAGCACCACGTCCGGCACCACTCGCGGCATCCCGAGCTACCGGGAGTCCGAGCGGGCCCGCCTCGCCGAGCCGACGGTCTCCGGCAACAGCCGCTCGCATATCGAACCCCCCGACGCCGGCGACGATGACGACGATGTCGACGTCCCGTCGTTCATGCGCCGCGGTTAGGTCGATAGCTAGCTATCGGCGCCGGCCCTTCGGTGCTGTGGGATCCAAAAGGTGTGGTGCATCCCGGCTTTCACCGGGGGTGAGGGGCAGTTGTGGAGCGCGGAGCGGGGAGTCCGAGCTCCACAGGGTGACGGTGATCTCCACAGGGTGACAGGTGATTTCGTAAGCACATGGGTAACTCGCCGGGTACGCCCATAACCGGGCCAGACAGACTACCGTCGGCCCGGTGACCAAGTCCGGCGGCTCTCACGACCGGCGAGAAGTCGCGGAGGGGCGGGGGAGTGGAGAGGCGGGGGAGCGGGGAGCCGGGGGAGTCCTATTACTCTCGGTCGCATGACATCTGCGCCGACTCTCACCGTTCGACGGGTGACGACAACGCGGGCTGGCGGCTTCTCCGCCCCGCCCTACGACTCGTTCAATCTCGGAGACCACGTCGGGGACGACCCGGCCACGGTGCGGCGCAACCGGACCCGGCTGGCAGAGGGGATCGGCCTCGCGCCGGAGCGACTGGTCTGGATGGAACAGATCCACGGCCGCAATGTCGAAATCGTCGACGGGCCGCGCCAGGAACCCGTCCCGGCCACCGACGCGCTGGTGACCACGGTTCCCGGTCTCGCGCTCGTGGTGCTCACCGCCGACTGTGTGCCGATCCTGCTGTCCGATGACGAGGCGGGCGTGATCGCGGCCGTGCACGCGGGCCGTATCGGCGCCCGGATCGGCATCGTGCCAAGGGTTCTCGACGCGATGCTGTCCGTGGGAGCCAGGATGGACCGCATCGGCGCCTTCCTCGGCCCCGCGGCCTCCGGCCGCCAGTACGAGGTGCCCGCCGATATGCGCGACGACGTGGAGGCCCATCTGCCGGGCAGCGCGACGACGACGGTGCGCGGCACCCCGGCCCTCGATCTGCGTGCGGGCATCCGCAGGCAGCTCACCGAGGCCGGTGTCGGCGCGGTCGCCATCGACCCGCGCTGCACCATCGAGGATCGCACGCTGTTCAGCCACCGCAGGGGTGCGCCGACCGGGCGGCTCGGCGGGGTGATCTGGATGCAGACGGGGGAGCGAGCATGAATTCGGTTGCGCCACAGGCCGTCGACCGCCGTACGGCCGAGCTGTCGGCCAATCTGGACGCATTGCTGGCCCGGATCGATGCGGCGTGCGCCGCGGCGGGCCGCGATCCGGGTTCGGTCCGCCTGCTGCCGGTGACGAAGTTCTTCCCGGCCTCCGACGTGGAGATCCTGTACCGCATCGGCCGCCGCGAATTCGGCGAATCCAGGGAGCAGGAGGCCACCGGGAAGGTCGTGGAGCTCGCCGGGCTGCGGGATATCCAGTGGCACATGATCGGTCGGTTGCAACGCAACAAGGCCCGCCATGTGGCCCGCTGGGCACACACCGTGCATTCGGTCGACAGCGAACGTCTGGCAACGGCTCTTGACGCCGCGGCGACGGCCGCGCTCGACGCCGGGGAACGGACCGAACCGGTTCGTATTCTGCTTCAGGTAAGCCTCGACAACGATCCGGATCGGGGTGGGGTAAGCCCCGAAAACATTGGGCCGCTTGCCGATCGGGTGGCCGCCGCCCCCGGGCTGCGATTGGCGGGACTGATGGCCATTCCCCCGCTGGGGGCTGAGTCTGATAGTTCATTTGCGCGACTTGCGACTTTGCACACGCTGCTGCTCGCCGATCATCCTGATGCGAAGGAACTTTCCGCAGGAATGTCCGGAGATCTGGAATCCGCGATCGAACACGGCTCGACGGTTGTGCGTGTCGGTACCGCCTTGATGGGCGCGCGACCGATAACCTCGGCGTAGCAAAGAAACCTCATCAGTCACATTCGACACATATGCTTGGAACTGACGAGGGCTGCGCAAGACTTCAACACCCGGCCGCCACCGGGGCCGAAGGAAGGTCGACCAAATGAACGAGCGAGGCGTAAGGGAAGCCACCTGCGAGGTGGGAGCATGAGCACGCTGCACAAGTTCAAGGCGTACTTCGGCATGGTTCCGCTCGAGGATTACGAGGACGATTACGTCGCCGAACACGACGCGCGGGCCGGGGAGTCCCGTGCTGCCCGCGGCGCGGACGATCGCGGCGCGCGCAGGTCGCGTCGTGACTATTCGGAGCGCGGTGGTTACGGCGACCGTTACGCGGATGACCGGTACGGTTCGGATCGCTTCGAGGACGAAACCGATTACCCGGAGCCCGCTTACAAATCGCCGTATCAGGCCGGATATCCGGTATCCCGGCGCGAGGACTACGACGAACCCTATGGCGACGATCGGTACGAATCGTCGCGGCGTCCCACCCGCATCGAATCGGCGCCCTCGTCGGGCCGGTTCCGCGCGGGCGGTGGCGCGCCGGTGTTGCGGGGGGCCACCCGGGGTGCGCTCGCCGTCGATCCCGAGGCCGAGGAGCGGCGGCTGGAGGAGCGCATGCGCCCCGAGCCCGCACCCGCCCGCAGGCCGGGGATCTTCGAGGACGGAGGTCCCTTGTCCAAGATCACGACGCTGCGCCCGCGGGATTACAGCGAGGCCCGCATCATCGGCGAGCGGTTCCGCGAGGGCAACCCGGTGATCATGGATCTGGTCGATCTGAGCAATGCCGACGCAAAGCGGTTGGTGGACTTCGCCGCTGGGCTCGCCTTCGCGCTGCGCGGTTCGTTCGACAAGGTGGCGACCAAAGTGTTCCTGCTCTCACCGGCCGATGTCGACGTATCGGCGGAGGAACGCCGACGCATCGCCGAAACCGGGTTCTACAACCAGAAATAAGCTCGTGATCTGGGGGGAGATTCGGACCGGACGCCCGTTCAGCGGCGCGGTCATTTTGCGCGGCGCGGATTTTCGGGCAGAGTGAACTCGTGGCCTTGTTCGCGGTGCTGTACTTCGTACTGTTCATCTTCTGGCTGTTGCTGATCAGCCGGGTGATCGTCGAGTTCATCCGTAACTTCGCCCGCGACTGGCGTCCTACCGGCGTCGTGGTCGTGATCCTAGAGGTGATCTTCACGATCACCGATCCTCCGGTGAAACTGCTGAGGCGGTTGATACCCCCGGTGTCACTGGGAGGAATTCGCCTGGATCTGTCGATTATGGTCCTGCTTTTCATCGTCTTCATCCTGATGTCGATCGTGGGCAGGCTCGGGCAACCAGTAGCCCCGGTGTGACAGAATGGGCCGAGAAGATTGCTCGCTAGATCTGCTAGATCTCCAAAAGACGCGTGAAGGGATCCTTCGATGCCGCTGACCCCAGCCGATGTGCACAACGTCGCG
This region includes:
- a CDS encoding cell division protein FtsQ/DivIB, whose translation is MAPAFTRRIRPPGGLSPRAVRRVRLWGAIAVVVLIALAAIAWFTPVLSVRTVEIDGAVAVSEDQVRELLEIPEGRSMLRIDTEAMARRVAALPKVRSVRVRREFPSTVKVTVVERVPVLYFDSPQGAHLVDAQSVEYSIEAPPIGVPKLITPHPGASDPVTDAAVAVLAILPPSLGIQVSEVVARSISDISLNLKDGRTVVWGGANDGQRKAAVVVPLLTREGTVFDVSSPNLVTVK
- the ftsZ gene encoding cell division protein FtsZ produces the protein MTPPHNYLAVIKVVGIGGGGVNAVNRMIEQGLKGVEFIAVNTDAQALLMSDADVKLDVGRELTRGLGAGADPEVGRKAAEDHKDEIEEVLKGADMVFVTAGEGGGTGTGGAPVVASIARKLGALTIGVVTRPFSFEGKRRGNQAEVGINLLRESCDTLIVIPNDRLLQLGDAAVSLMDAFRSADEVLLNGVQGITDLITTPGLINVDFADVKSVMSGAGSALMGIGSARGEGRSVKAAEAAINSPLLEASMDGAHGVLLSIAGGSDLGLFEINEAASLVQEAAHIEANIIFGTVIDDSLGDEVRVTVIAAGFDGGGPARRTFDTTTRSHIGSGRAGEISAGRSSEVAARTETGTSTTSGTTRGIPSYRESERARLAEPTVSGNSRSHIEPPDAGDDDDDVDVPSFMRRG
- the pgeF gene encoding peptidoglycan editing factor PgeF; translated protein: MTSAPTLTVRRVTTTRAGGFSAPPYDSFNLGDHVGDDPATVRRNRTRLAEGIGLAPERLVWMEQIHGRNVEIVDGPRQEPVPATDALVTTVPGLALVVLTADCVPILLSDDEAGVIAAVHAGRIGARIGIVPRVLDAMLSVGARMDRIGAFLGPAASGRQYEVPADMRDDVEAHLPGSATTTVRGTPALDLRAGIRRQLTEAGVGAVAIDPRCTIEDRTLFSHRRGAPTGRLGGVIWMQTGERA
- a CDS encoding YggS family pyridoxal phosphate-dependent enzyme → MNSVAPQAVDRRTAELSANLDALLARIDAACAAAGRDPGSVRLLPVTKFFPASDVEILYRIGRREFGESREQEATGKVVELAGLRDIQWHMIGRLQRNKARHVARWAHTVHSVDSERLATALDAAATAALDAGERTEPVRILLQVSLDNDPDRGGVSPENIGPLADRVAAAPGLRLAGLMAIPPLGAESDSSFARLATLHTLLLADHPDAKELSAGMSGDLESAIEHGSTVVRVGTALMGARPITSA
- a CDS encoding cell division protein SepF; the encoded protein is MSTLHKFKAYFGMVPLEDYEDDYVAEHDARAGESRAARGADDRGARRSRRDYSERGGYGDRYADDRYGSDRFEDETDYPEPAYKSPYQAGYPVSRREDYDEPYGDDRYESSRRPTRIESAPSSGRFRAGGGAPVLRGATRGALAVDPEAEERRLEERMRPEPAPARRPGIFEDGGPLSKITTLRPRDYSEARIIGERFREGNPVIMDLVDLSNADAKRLVDFAAGLAFALRGSFDKVATKVFLLSPADVDVSAEERRRIAETGFYNQK
- a CDS encoding YggT family protein, with the protein product MALFAVLYFVLFIFWLLLISRVIVEFIRNFARDWRPTGVVVVILEVIFTITDPPVKLLRRLIPPVSLGGIRLDLSIMVLLFIVFILMSIVGRLGQPVAPV